A window from Mycolicibacterium tokaiense encodes these proteins:
- a CDS encoding DNA-3-methyladenine glycosylase family protein, producing the protein MTPLERTVTFDGPVSLGATLFPLRRGPGDPTFQVAADGAIWRTSRQVSGPVTARLTRVGVDTVTAQMWGPGAAEFADGLPAYLGADDDVSDFVPTHPVVADSWRKARHLRLGRTGLVLEALIPAVIEQRVQGADAFRAFRILVTKFGTPAPGPAPDRMRVFPEADVWRRIPSWEFHRANVDPGRARTVVGCAQRADALQRLVTRAPEDARAAMTSLPGVGVWTAAETAQRAFGDPDALSVGDYHLCKMVGWTLLGHPVDDERMIDLLEPMRPHRHRVTRLLYVSGHAREPRRGPRLSVQNIRAL; encoded by the coding sequence TTGACTCCGCTGGAGCGCACCGTCACGTTCGACGGACCCGTGAGCCTGGGCGCGACGCTGTTTCCCCTGCGCCGCGGTCCCGGTGACCCCACCTTCCAGGTGGCGGCCGACGGCGCGATCTGGCGTACCAGCAGGCAGGTCAGCGGGCCGGTGACCGCGCGCCTGACGCGCGTCGGGGTCGACACGGTGACCGCCCAGATGTGGGGGCCGGGCGCGGCGGAGTTCGCCGACGGGTTGCCCGCCTACCTGGGAGCCGACGACGATGTTTCCGATTTTGTGCCCACCCATCCCGTGGTGGCCGACTCGTGGCGTAAGGCCCGGCACTTGCGGCTGGGCCGCACCGGGCTGGTGCTGGAGGCGCTGATCCCCGCGGTGATCGAGCAGCGGGTACAGGGCGCCGACGCGTTCCGCGCGTTCCGGATCCTGGTCACCAAATTCGGCACCCCGGCGCCGGGTCCTGCGCCCGACCGCATGCGGGTCTTCCCGGAGGCCGACGTCTGGCGCCGCATTCCGTCCTGGGAGTTCCACCGGGCCAACGTGGACCCCGGCCGCGCCAGGACCGTCGTCGGTTGCGCGCAACGCGCGGATGCGCTGCAACGGCTGGTGACGCGGGCTCCCGAGGATGCGCGCGCGGCGATGACCTCGCTGCCGGGGGTGGGCGTCTGGACCGCAGCCGAGACCGCGCAACGCGCCTTCGGGGATCCTGATGCCCTGTCGGTGGGGGATTACCACCTCTGCAAGATGGTCGGGTGGACGCTGCTCGGTCATCCCGTGGACGACGAGCGGATGATCGACCTGCTCGAACCCATGCGCCCGCACCGCCACCGCGTGACCCGGCTGCTGTACGTCAGCGGTCATGCCCGTGAGCCGCGGCGTGGTCCACGGCTGTCGGTGCAGAACATCCGGGCGCTGTGA
- a CDS encoding DUF427 domain-containing protein — MGQHKVLQPNADHPITIEPTAGHVVVRVNGAVVADTRSALTLQESTYPAVQYIPMTDVVQSGLLCTTTTTYCPYKGIATYYSVTAGDAVVDDAIWAYERPHPAVADIAGHVAFYPDKADISVTDD, encoded by the coding sequence ATGGGTCAGCACAAGGTCCTGCAGCCCAACGCCGACCATCCCATCACCATCGAGCCCACCGCGGGCCATGTGGTGGTGCGGGTCAACGGCGCCGTGGTGGCCGACACCCGCTCGGCGCTCACCCTGCAGGAGTCCACTTACCCTGCGGTGCAGTACATCCCGATGACCGATGTGGTGCAGAGCGGGCTGCTGTGCACCACCACCACGACCTACTGTCCCTACAAGGGCATCGCCACCTACTACAGCGTGACCGCGGGTGACGCCGTGGTGGACGACGCCATCTGGGCCTATGAGCGTCCCCACCCGGCGGTCGCCGACATCGCCGGGCATGTCGCGTTCTACCCCGACAAAGCCGACATCAGCGTCACCGACGATTGA